The following is a genomic window from Solanum lycopersicum chromosome 6, SLM_r2.1.
CATCTTAGTGGATAGTGTACTTTGGGTCGAGTCTCAAAAGATTTGGCCAAGTAAGACCCTAGGAATATCTAAGTATCAACTGCTTTGGATGTTGCTGACCTTGATGTCGAAGTCCCATTCCTTAACAGTTACAGGAAAGGTACTTGTTGCATCTACTGCTTCTTTGTTTCTATGTGATAGCTATTTGTGATTGACCATGTTTCGTGTTTTATGAGGATAAATACAGCTCTCATTTTCTCGAGTTGCATTGTTTTGGAATCCTAGAGAAACGCTGCTTTCAAGTACCTTGTGCTAAGCCTCCCTCCAAGTAATCTTAGAAGAGATTATTTCAAGAAATTCGAAGATATAGTATGGAGCTGTTGAAAAGTTGCTCTTTTCTTAAGGGTAGGAGATGAGAAGTGGAGTGATCATGATTCTTCTTGTTTTAACAACACCTCTCACCAGGTCCACCCGCTTTCTTTTCCTTATGATTAATTTTGCTCCTATGGGTTTGAACGAAATGAATCCTTTTCATCGAGTGGTCTTCATCCCCTTCACTCTCCCAGGTGCTGCATCTGTCTGTCCATGTCTTCCCCTTGTCTGTTTGATGTTCCATCCCATTCATTTAATGTAGAATTTTGGAGTTGGAGGAGTTTCAGTAAGTTCTATAATCTGTTGGGTAGGGGTCGGAATGTTTTTGTGCTGAAATAATGTTGCTAAAGGATGAGTGTTTGAAAGGGTCATCTGTTTATAATAGATTCTTGGAAgcaaatttcttttatatgcaTTTAGCATCAAATATTGATCCAAAAGTTTGTTTTGAAGCCAAATTGCTTGTGAAAGGCGTAATTTTTGGCGCCTATTCTGACTCTTAAATGCCTTGGTGACACCGAAAGAGGAGAGATCTAACATTCGATGCATTAACTTACACACCTTCTAAGATGGTCAGTAAGATTTGCGTACACTTTACCCTATCCATATTGTGGAATTACGCAGCCACCACGTCTACCTCCAAACCCGTCTTCTCCTTCCTTGCAAGTAATTAACTACTTTGATGATTGCAAGTAAGGTTGCCAGTAGAGGAAAGTgatgaattgttatttttaaagaagaaaataattaaatacctTCAATCTACATAGGATATCGACGTAAAAGCTAAAGGTAATCTTATCAcaattccttttttttgttcCAACTTTATTCTTGACAAACttgtaaattcaaattaaagacaaaatttCAAATGGAAGCCGCAAAGTGTGCAACTAGCCTACAGACAAAGGGTTTGTTTGGTGGAAGGTATTAGAGAAAATAATACGTACTGATATCCGCATAAACATAGTTAGAAGACACAATTgctgaaaatattttgtaaataaacaTTTCTTTAGAATTACGAAATGCATGTTAGTTTTAATACACTAAAACGAAGAAATAATCTCTGTATTACTCTCACACACCCTAGCCAACAATATTCTTACACACAGAATCAAAGGATTCAAAATAATCGAACATGCATATTGAAGGGAAATAACAGACAAAGTATGAAGCCATATTGTTCCTTCATATAGTTTTGTTGTGCTAGCCTATCAGGGCTCAATACATTGCATCAATATCCAAAAAATGTCACCTTTTCTTGGCTTTAAAACCAATGTACAAAATGTGAACCCCTCATCCTAAAATTCTCCCAGGAGTGAGAGATAAAGTACATTTCTCTCTGTATATTCCATTTGTCTGTCAACTAATAAGAATGTGTATTGTTACTTCTGTTGTCATCGTCGACCACTTAGGTACCTTCTCTTCAGAGATTTAGAACAAGAACAGGCACCTTTTTTTGCTCGATTTCTTTTATGAGAATGTTTGGGAGCAATGACCTCCTCTTCTTCGTCTTCCTCCTCTTCATCATCGGTGTTAATTGTTATACTATTTGATCTGATACGGCGAGGAATGTGAACATTGAAGTAATAGTTGACAATACTTTGCCTATTCTTGGAAGGAAAAGATGCTAATGCTGGTTTCATGAAACTTTTGCCTTTAGACAAACCCGTCTTAACGAGGGAGCTGAACTTTGTTTGGTCCTTAGTGTTCCACAACTTGGAAACTTCTTCTCCCATTTCATCAAATTTCCAGTCATTAAAGGCTGTCTCCAGTTCAGACTTCAATTTCATGCTTTCTTCTTTAACGTGTCTTTTGACACATCCGATAGATCCAGAGGACCTACAAGAACAATGTTCGTTTCTCCCTTTCCCAACAAGCTCCTCGTTATCTTCCTTGTTTTCTAGGTTATCGGCTCTTGGCCATACCAGTGTACCAAGCCATTTTGAAGTATCAGATTCCTCCTTTTTATACTTGCGTACCATTTCCTTCTTCGATGGAGTAGAAGCTCTTAATGCTACATCTGCTGCTACAACTGGACTTCCCTTATTCGGAGAGTTCGCCCAATCTGGAACATCAACCTGAAACCTGGGTCCTACTGGGATTACCAATTTCCCGCGATCTTCATAGATGAACTCACACCATTCCTTTTTCTTCTCACTGGTCAGGGCTGAATCCGCTAGTTCTTTTGCTTTTGTCATACTTCATCAGAACATGATAGAACAAGAGTGAATGAGTTTATCTCCTAGTGTATATACCAGTGTTCCTCAAGCTATGAAGAATAGAATTTGAACTCAAACTTTTCTATAAAGAGATCACTGTTTTATAGGATACCGGTACCTAGTGCAGCAGAATCACGCGTGAATGAAAGCTTGGGTCGAGTGAAATGGTTGTCCAAGTTCCTCCTTTAGCAGCAACTTAGGCAGGCCTTCTGTACATGCCAAAATGAGATATTAAACAGACGAACGGGTCAGTACTGTTTTAGAGGAAGTACTGGATTCTGGACACCGACGGAAAGCAGAGTTACGTTATAGCACAAGTCTCATCAAGAACCAAATCTAAGAGCCCCCTCTTCAAATGTCAAGGAAACACAGTAAGCTTAATGCAACTACTTTGAAACTCTTGTGATTATCTGTTAGCAAAATTTGACAGTCATGACTCATGACTATATGAAATATGAATGTATTTATGCATATCTGCTACACATTTACTTGGGACTTTTTGGGAGATTAATACACATGCAATGTACATAGATAACTAATATCGTAACAATACTTAGATTCATTCGTAGATACGAATGTCTATCTATATTAAATGCATACACTTAGAAGAAACATACATCACAGATTCACACATTTGAATGTAGAGAGGGATAAATAAGTCTTTATTTATGGCAAAGTCACGAAGAGACACTTTAGAAACTATACAAAGGGCTCTTGATCCTTCTCTCAACTCAACCAAATTTGTACATTATATAACAAGTTTAAAGTGAATTACGAGAATGAATATCAGGACTAACTCTATATTGATGAAAACACCATCTCAATCCTTCGTGATGAATGATCAAATAAACTCAAACAAGAGCTAAAGCAAAATAAACCAACAAATTTCCCCAAAAGCTCCATTATTATAGGAAACGAAGCATCATCCTACAACTTGTTCAATGTTCAATCTCCAAACTCCATTTCTAAATTCTTCAACCAAAACAGTTCTAACTAGTATTGAGGTGGTGATGAAatgatcttcaatttttttccagCTTTCTCCAAATTCTTTTTTCAATCAAACCTCATTTCACTTCTTTCAAAATCTTAAAATCACCTCTAGGACCTTcagttttccattttttttttaaaacaaaagcCACTGATCTCAGCTCTGCCATCGCCGCTATTGAAGCTAGAATTACAGAACAGAGGAGCAGCGGCAATGAAAAAATTTCGAATTCTAAGCACAAAAAGTTCAACCGAATCAAGATACATATTATTCAATTTTCAGAAGAATTTCAGGTATGTTCGTCTCATCGTTTTTATTTGAAACCCTAATTCCTTATCACGTTCTTTGAACTTTGCCcaatttcaacat
Proteins encoded in this region:
- the LOC101248587 gene encoding AT-rich interactive domain-containing protein 2-like, whose amino-acid sequence is MTKAKELADSALTSEKKKEWCEFIYEDRGKLVIPVGPRFQVDVPDWANSPNKGSPVVAADVALRASTPSKKEMVRKYKKEESDTSKWLGTLVWPRADNLENKEDNEELVGKGRNEHCSCRSSGSIGCVKRHVKEESMKLKSELETAFNDWKFDEMGEEVSKLWNTKDQTKFSSLVKTGLSKGKSFMKPALASFPSKNRQSIVNYYFNVHIPRRIRSNSITINTDDEEEEDEEEEVIAPKHSHKRNRAKKGACSCSKSLKRRYLSGRR